One genomic window of Pontibacillus halophilus JSM 076056 = DSM 19796 includes the following:
- a CDS encoding metal ABC transporter solute-binding protein, Zn/Mn family — MKRTLMVTALSLLLAACSGNSANQSNDDEVTIYTTIYPIEFFAEEIGGEEMDVETIYPPGADAHTFEPTAKTMTKLADSDAFIYLGAGLEGFAEDAADTLQNESVKLVELGENKDMFMEMGEENDHSEHGESDEHNHDTHDGHDHHDHGGIDPHIWLDPIRSKELAAKIADTLIELNPEQEEQYEANLQNLQSKLDRLNEEFKSVVTSTEQNKMLVSHSGYGYWEDRYGIEQISISGLSPSAEPSQKELERIVEKAKEHNLSYMVFEQNVSSQTASIIQNELNAEAVTLHNLATRTEEDIEKGYDYFSIMEQNLETLEKVLSK; from the coding sequence ATGAAACGAACGTTGATGGTTACAGCTTTGAGCTTGCTGCTGGCAGCATGTTCTGGAAATTCAGCCAATCAATCAAATGATGATGAAGTAACGATTTATACAACAATTTACCCTATAGAATTCTTTGCTGAGGAGATTGGCGGTGAAGAGATGGATGTGGAAACCATTTATCCACCAGGAGCGGATGCGCATACTTTTGAGCCAACGGCTAAGACGATGACGAAACTGGCTGACAGCGACGCTTTCATCTACCTAGGTGCTGGATTAGAAGGATTTGCTGAAGATGCGGCTGATACACTGCAGAACGAATCAGTAAAACTAGTCGAACTTGGTGAGAATAAAGACATGTTCATGGAAATGGGCGAAGAAAATGATCATAGTGAGCATGGGGAAAGCGACGAGCATAACCATGACACACATGATGGCCATGATCATCACGATCATGGGGGGATTGACCCTCACATTTGGCTAGATCCTATTCGCTCTAAAGAACTCGCAGCGAAGATTGCAGACACATTAATTGAGTTAAATCCTGAGCAGGAAGAACAATATGAAGCGAATTTACAAAACCTACAGTCAAAATTAGATCGTTTAAACGAAGAGTTTAAGAGTGTCGTCACTTCTACGGAACAAAATAAAATGCTTGTATCTCACTCAGGTTATGGGTATTGGGAAGACCGTTACGGAATTGAACAGATTAGCATCTCCGGTTTATCACCAAGCGCTGAACCGTCTCAAAAAGAGTTAGAGCGCATTGTAGAGAAGGCGAAAGAACACAACTTGTCTTACATGGTCTTTGAACAAAATGTTTCAAGCCAAACCGCTTCTATCATTCAAAATGAACTTAATGCTGAAGCTGTCACGCTTCATAATCTAGCAACTCGAACGGAAGAAGATATTGAGAAAGGTTACGATTACTTCTCAATTATGGAACAAAACCTAGAAACACTAGAGAAAGTGCTTTCTAAATAA
- a CDS encoding serine/threonine protein kinase — translation MIYPWLEAESDVQSVVLTEQPNNNLVKIEYYPPSLECVGIGTDAAVFRHMDYPTYAFKIYTPTTDYKRLMERRVYVELDGSPYFPTYYGDEERYLVISYEEGPTLFDCLLRGIPIEQQVVSDVESARETLLHKGLNPRDIHLKNIINQNGRAKLLDVSEYLQPGNDYRWEYLKKGYESYYSLIKGKPVPFWVLDTTRKWFHQRDSSTFQFEDFMKKVMALNPFRRHER, via the coding sequence ATGATCTATCCATGGCTTGAAGCAGAAAGTGACGTACAATCGGTCGTCCTTACTGAACAACCTAACAACAATCTCGTTAAGATTGAATACTATCCCCCATCCCTTGAATGTGTAGGGATTGGAACAGATGCTGCTGTTTTTCGGCATATGGATTATCCAACTTATGCGTTTAAGATCTACACTCCTACAACTGACTACAAGCGCCTGATGGAACGGCGCGTCTATGTAGAATTGGATGGGTCCCCTTATTTCCCTACTTATTATGGGGACGAAGAACGCTATCTCGTGATTAGTTACGAAGAAGGACCTACCCTATTTGATTGTCTATTACGTGGAATTCCGATTGAGCAGCAAGTTGTCAGCGACGTAGAATCAGCGAGAGAAACATTGTTACATAAAGGGTTAAATCCAAGAGACATTCATCTAAAGAACATCATCAATCAGAATGGCCGGGCCAAGCTCCTTGACGTTTCTGAATATCTACAGCCTGGCAATGATTATCGATGGGAGTATTTAAAGAAAGGATACGAGTCGTACTATTCACTTATTAAAGGGAAGCCAGTTCCATTTTGGGTATTAGATACGACACGGAAATGGTTTCACCAACGAGATTCCTCAACGTTTCAGTTTGAGGACTTCATGAAAAAGGTAATGGCATTGAACCCATTCCGAAGGCACGAACGATGA
- a CDS encoding metal ABC transporter permease, translated as MISSFIQYEFLQNALFTGLLIGLIAPLLGTFIVVRRLSVLADALSHVTLSGIAFGLLLDKKFGGFVLTPFYTGMGFSVIGSLFVEQLRRVYKAYQELAIPIIMSLGVGLSVIFISVADGFNTDLFNYLFGSVSAVSRQDLWTILGVTVLVLVLIITFYKELFMLSFDEEHAVVSGIHARRIHFLFIVLTALVIAASIRIVGVLLVSALMTLPVAASIRIAKGFKQAIGYSILFGEISVVVGLISGYYFEIPPGGTIVVTAALILIMTISMKRIRRELRQKRMVA; from the coding sequence ATGATTTCGAGCTTTATCCAATACGAATTTTTACAAAATGCTTTATTTACCGGGCTGCTTATTGGCTTGATTGCCCCTCTACTCGGTACATTTATTGTCGTTCGACGCTTATCCGTTCTAGCTGATGCCTTGTCTCATGTGACGTTATCTGGAATTGCATTTGGATTACTGTTAGATAAGAAGTTTGGCGGATTCGTCCTAACTCCTTTCTATACAGGGATGGGGTTCTCAGTCATCGGCTCATTATTCGTTGAACAGCTAAGAAGGGTTTACAAGGCCTATCAGGAATTGGCCATTCCAATTATTATGTCTCTCGGAGTTGGCCTAAGCGTCATCTTTATCTCAGTTGCAGATGGCTTTAACACGGACTTATTCAATTATCTATTTGGCTCTGTTAGTGCCGTTAGTCGACAAGACTTGTGGACAATTCTTGGGGTGACTGTACTTGTACTTGTACTAATCATCACATTCTATAAAGAGCTATTTATGCTATCCTTTGACGAAGAACACGCTGTTGTATCAGGTATCCATGCGAGACGTATACACTTTCTATTTATTGTGTTAACAGCGCTTGTTATTGCAGCTTCTATTCGCATCGTTGGAGTATTACTCGTCTCTGCTTTAATGACATTACCTGTGGCGGCAAGCATCCGCATCGCCAAAGGATTTAAACAAGCCATTGGGTACTCGATTCTGTTCGGCGAAATATCTGTAGTCGTTGGACTTATCTCTGGATATTACTTTGAAATCCCACCTGGTGGTACAATTGTCGTAACAGCGGCATTGATTCTTATCATGACAATTTCAATGAAACGAATTCGACGAGAACTTAGACAAAAAAGGATGGTGGCGTGA
- a CDS encoding spore coat protein, with product MNQNQQKIQNPETAIPTSPEMNERDFMTDMLATEKYMTASYTTYLNEASSDHLYQDISQIFNESQDCQRNLYNAMFKHGWYGLDPADQQTMQQSYQQFTGYKNQLPYPH from the coding sequence ATGAATCAAAATCAACAGAAAATCCAAAATCCTGAAACCGCGATTCCAACGTCGCCTGAAATGAATGAACGGGATTTTATGACAGACATGCTTGCTACTGAAAAGTACATGACCGCATCCTATACAACCTACTTAAACGAAGCAAGCTCCGATCATTTGTATCAAGACATCTCACAAATCTTCAACGAATCTCAAGACTGCCAACGAAATCTTTACAATGCCATGTTTAAACATGGGTGGTATGGACTCGATCCAGCCGATCAACAGACCATGCAGCAATCTTACCAACAGTTCACCGGATATAAGAACCAGCTTCCCTACCCTCATTAA
- a CDS encoding metal ABC transporter ATP-binding protein has product MGQPVVEINELSYAYEDKDVLKNIEFTIEEGEFVGLVGPNGSGKTTLIKLLLGIEKHKRGSIRLFGTPIRSFKNWNHIGFVSQKANSFNSGFPATVYEVVSMGLTAKVGYLRFYTKAHRKKIYEAIEQVGMSEYVNQNIGDLSGGQQQRVFIARALVSSPKLLILDEPTVGVDVENVNRFYDMLARLNRDQGITLLLVTHDTGTMTSYATSIACLNQELHFHGDAHSFEHLNDQELSSIYGHSVHQMTHEH; this is encoded by the coding sequence ATGGGGCAACCTGTTGTAGAAATCAATGAGTTAAGCTATGCGTATGAAGACAAAGATGTTCTAAAGAATATTGAATTCACCATTGAAGAGGGTGAATTTGTCGGCTTAGTTGGCCCGAACGGTTCGGGCAAGACTACGCTGATTAAATTATTGTTAGGCATTGAGAAACATAAGCGAGGAAGTATTCGTTTATTTGGTACGCCTATTCGTTCCTTTAAGAATTGGAATCATATTGGGTTTGTTTCTCAGAAAGCCAATAGTTTTAATTCAGGGTTCCCTGCTACTGTATATGAAGTTGTTTCAATGGGACTCACCGCAAAGGTTGGATATCTTCGCTTCTACACGAAAGCTCATCGTAAGAAGATTTATGAAGCCATCGAACAAGTGGGTATGAGTGAATACGTAAATCAAAACATTGGCGACTTATCAGGAGGTCAGCAACAACGTGTATTTATCGCACGAGCATTGGTTAGCTCGCCTAAATTGCTCATTCTAGACGAGCCAACTGTCGGTGTAGATGTGGAAAACGTCAATCGTTTCTATGACATGCTTGCAAGGTTAAATCGAGACCAGGGGATTACGCTCTTACTTGTCACTCACGATACCGGCACCATGACATCGTATGCGACTTCCATCGCGTGTTTAAATCAGGAACTTCATTTTCACGGAGATGCTCACAGCTTCGAACATTTAAACGATCAGGAACTGTCATCCATATATGGGCATTCGGTCCATCAGATGACACACGAACACTAG
- a CDS encoding metal-sensing transcriptional repressor, whose protein sequence is MNKNMELPEDSGKKPVKPRSDEEKQQINNRLKRIEGQVRGIQKMVEDDRYCVDTLVQISAIKNAIDKVGYSLLERHTHHCVANAIHNGEGEEAIDELLKVVQQFAK, encoded by the coding sequence ATGAATAAGAACATGGAGTTACCTGAGGACAGCGGGAAGAAACCCGTAAAGCCTCGTTCGGATGAAGAAAAACAACAGATTAACAACCGACTTAAGCGGATTGAAGGGCAAGTAAGAGGCATCCAGAAAATGGTCGAAGATGATCGGTATTGTGTAGATACGCTTGTTCAAATTTCTGCCATTAAGAATGCAATAGACAAAGTTGGCTATTCTTTGTTAGAACGACACACACATCACTGCGTTGCCAATGCGATTCACAATGGCGAAGGAGAAGAAGCAATTGATGAGTTACTAAAAGTTGTTCAACAATTTGCGAAGTAG
- a CDS encoding DUF302 domain-containing protein has product MFHYTLETKKSVEQTVDSIQASLKSEGFGVLWDFNVKDTLQEKGYELNHTYRILEVCNPGEAKSMIDQNPLVSYFLPCKVVVYEEDGLTKLGMARPTKLIEFINDDKLNDTAKDIEERMIACMNQSI; this is encoded by the coding sequence ATGTTTCATTATACGCTAGAAACGAAGAAATCTGTTGAACAAACGGTTGATTCCATTCAAGCTTCGCTTAAAAGTGAAGGGTTTGGAGTACTTTGGGACTTCAATGTGAAAGACACTTTACAAGAAAAAGGGTACGAACTGAATCATACTTATCGTATTCTAGAAGTTTGCAACCCTGGAGAAGCGAAATCAATGATCGATCAGAATCCATTGGTTAGCTACTTTCTACCGTGCAAAGTGGTAGTCTATGAAGAGGATGGGTTAACTAAACTAGGCATGGCAAGACCAACTAAGCTCATTGAGTTTATAAACGATGATAAACTAAACGACACTGCCAAAGATATTGAAGAACGAATGATTGCGTGTATGAACCAATCAATCTAA
- a CDS encoding heavy metal translocating P-type ATPase, whose protein sequence is MSEKQVQLGITGMTCAACSTRIEKVLNRMEGVSAQVNLAMEDALITYNNEIIDLNEIESKIQKLGYDVEKEQIELDVEGMTCAACSNRIEKVLNRMEGVEEATVNLANETAQVRFQSGVLQLSDIIGKIQKLGYDASVQRGHEDKETKKEKELSHKRRRLLASILLSAPLLLTMLVHFFQVSFLDFLMNPWLQFALATPVQFVIGWPFYEGAYKNLRNKTANMDVLVALGTSAAYFYSVVEAIRGTIRPTYEPSLYFETSAVLITLILVGKYFEAIAKGRTTAAISSLVQLQAKEATVLVNGEEKRVAIDQVQVNDRLLVKPGEKFPVDGMLLKGFTTVDESMLTGESMPVDKAEGDKLIGATLNKNGTVEMQATQVGNNTALANIIKVVEEAQGSKAPIQRLADRISGVFVPIVIGIAFITFLLWYTVVDPGQLASALEPAIAVLVIACPCALGLATPTSIMVGSGKGAESGILYKGGEYLESTHRLTTVVFDKTGTLTVGKPVVTDYLIDDESVLPLLTAAESQSEHPIAEAIVQYGVDQGYVDKEVTSFNAKAGYGIEASIHNSSLLIGTKKLLSKHNVEYDSYVPLMESLEEEGKTAMLVAVNGEAKGVVAVADQVKQDARAALASLSDMGIKLVMLTGDNRRTAEAIASDLGIDQVIAEVVPEEKEQQIKHLQSQGEYVAMVGDGINDAPALARADVGIAIGTGTDVAIEAADVTIMGGDLHLISKAIRLSHRTIRNIRQNLFWALFYNSAGIPIAALGLLAPWIAGAAMAFSSVSVVSNSLRLKRVKL, encoded by the coding sequence ATGAGTGAAAAACAAGTCCAGCTAGGTATTACTGGAATGACTTGTGCAGCATGCTCCACTCGAATCGAAAAAGTATTAAATCGAATGGAAGGGGTATCTGCGCAAGTAAACTTAGCGATGGAAGACGCTCTCATTACGTATAATAATGAAATTATCGATCTTAATGAGATTGAATCAAAGATACAGAAGCTTGGTTATGACGTAGAGAAAGAGCAAATAGAACTTGATGTTGAAGGGATGACTTGCGCTGCCTGTTCAAATCGAATTGAGAAGGTGCTCAATCGAATGGAAGGTGTAGAAGAGGCGACCGTTAATTTAGCGAATGAAACAGCTCAGGTTCGATTTCAATCTGGTGTCTTACAACTAAGTGACATCATTGGGAAAATTCAAAAGCTAGGTTATGATGCTTCAGTACAAAGAGGGCACGAAGATAAAGAGACAAAGAAAGAGAAAGAGTTGTCGCATAAACGACGCCGACTACTTGCATCAATTCTGTTGTCAGCTCCGCTCCTTCTTACCATGCTGGTGCATTTCTTTCAAGTTTCGTTCTTAGATTTCCTTATGAATCCATGGCTTCAATTTGCGTTAGCAACTCCGGTTCAGTTTGTGATTGGTTGGCCATTTTATGAAGGAGCTTACAAGAACCTTAGGAATAAGACTGCCAATATGGATGTGCTTGTAGCATTAGGGACATCAGCGGCCTATTTTTACAGTGTGGTGGAAGCGATTCGTGGAACCATCCGACCCACCTACGAGCCTAGTCTTTATTTCGAAACCAGTGCTGTGCTCATTACGCTTATACTTGTAGGGAAATACTTTGAGGCTATCGCGAAGGGTAGAACAACTGCAGCAATTTCGAGCTTAGTACAATTACAAGCTAAGGAAGCTACAGTGCTTGTGAACGGTGAAGAGAAACGAGTTGCTATTGATCAAGTTCAGGTAAATGATAGATTGCTCGTGAAACCAGGAGAAAAGTTTCCTGTGGATGGAATGTTACTGAAAGGATTTACTACTGTTGATGAGTCCATGTTAACAGGAGAATCGATGCCTGTAGACAAGGCAGAAGGTGACAAGTTGATTGGTGCGACGTTAAATAAGAATGGAACTGTCGAGATGCAAGCGACACAAGTAGGCAATAACACTGCATTAGCAAACATCATTAAAGTCGTAGAGGAAGCCCAAGGTTCGAAAGCGCCCATTCAACGGTTGGCAGACCGAATCTCAGGAGTATTTGTTCCTATTGTTATTGGAATTGCGTTCATTACTTTTCTGTTATGGTACACCGTTGTGGACCCTGGTCAACTTGCATCTGCATTGGAACCAGCTATTGCGGTACTGGTCATTGCTTGTCCGTGTGCGCTCGGGTTGGCGACACCAACCTCTATTATGGTAGGGTCTGGAAAAGGTGCTGAAAGTGGAATCCTCTATAAGGGAGGAGAATATTTAGAATCCACACATCGCCTTACAACAGTCGTGTTTGATAAGACCGGTACTCTAACAGTAGGTAAACCGGTCGTAACCGATTATTTAATCGATGATGAGAGCGTACTACCACTATTAACGGCGGCAGAATCTCAATCGGAACATCCAATTGCAGAAGCCATTGTGCAATATGGTGTAGACCAAGGTTATGTAGATAAAGAAGTAACTTCTTTCAATGCGAAAGCTGGATATGGAATAGAAGCAAGTATTCACAATTCTTCTTTATTAATTGGGACAAAGAAGTTACTTAGCAAGCACAATGTGGAATATGATTCATATGTTCCATTAATGGAATCGCTGGAAGAAGAAGGTAAAACGGCGATGCTTGTTGCTGTAAATGGGGAAGCTAAAGGTGTTGTAGCCGTTGCTGACCAAGTGAAACAAGATGCGCGTGCTGCTCTAGCTTCCTTATCCGATATGGGGATTAAACTCGTTATGTTGACGGGGGATAATCGAAGAACTGCTGAAGCCATTGCCTCTGATTTAGGTATCGACCAAGTTATCGCAGAAGTCGTACCAGAAGAGAAAGAACAGCAGATCAAGCACTTACAAAGTCAAGGAGAATATGTAGCGATGGTTGGTGATGGAATCAACGACGCACCGGCCTTAGCTCGAGCTGATGTTGGAATCGCCATTGGTACTGGAACAGATGTTGCAATTGAAGCTGCAGATGTCACGATTATGGGCGGAGATCTTCATTTAATTTCTAAAGCCATACGTTTAAGCCATCGAACGATAAGGAACATACGCCAGAATTTGTTCTGGGCTTTATTCTACAATTCAGCTGGAATCCCGATTGCTGCACTAGGATTATTGGCTCCTTGGATTGCAGGTGCAGCTATGGCATTTAGTTCTGTGAGCGTTGTAAGTAACTCGTTGCGACTGAAACGAGTGAAACTATAA
- a CDS encoding 3-hydroxyacyl-CoA dehydrogenase/enoyl-CoA hydratase family protein, with protein sequence MKHGIKKAAVLGSGVMGAGIAAHLANVGIPTLMLDIVPKELTDKEQKRGLTLEDEVVRNRISEANKLALLKQKPSPLTDKQNIELISTGNFEDHMKELYDVDWIIEVVVENLDVKRKVFAQVDEYRTPGTIVSSNTSGISVQAMVEGRSEDFQKHFLGTHFFNPPRYLKLLEIIPTTYTDPSVLQYMKTFGEDVLGKGVVEGKDTPNFIANRIGTYGLLVTVQKMVEGGYSVGEVDSITGPMIGRPKSATFRTLDVVGLDTFLHVARNVYEQVEGEEKGVFDPPSFMKTMNENGWIGQKAGQGFFVKKKSPEGSAIYELNPSTMEYEERKKLKTKATEAAKQQKGTHQKLRTLVNFKGDRASDLIWSVVKPVLTYSASLTGEIADDIQSIDDAMKWGFGWELGPFEMWDAIGVKESVQRMKEEGEQLPQWVDEMLDKGFETFFKNKNGNVYFYHQGQYIQKEFNEKEIHLHLVKEQKGVIKQNRGASLIDLGDGVALLEFHSQNNSIGPDIVQMINYAIEEVEQNFEGLVIGNQAKNFCVGANLAMILMEAQDFNYPELNMVVNNFQQAMMNVKYAAKPVVVATHGMTLGGGAEIALPATAIQASQETYMGLVEAGVGLIPGGGGNKELYLKHLSSTPASLVDVQQTAINVFETIATAKVSTSAAEAEQNGFLSSNDAISVNGSHLLNDAKQKVLGLARSGYRPPKRTTFPVAGEQGYAVMMMGARTMAWGGYASEHDTKIAEKLAHVLAGGRVNQGTFVDEQYLLDLEREAFLSLVGEPKTQQRMQHMLVKGKPLRN encoded by the coding sequence ATGAAGCACGGTATTAAGAAAGCTGCCGTACTAGGGTCCGGTGTTATGGGAGCAGGAATTGCTGCTCACTTAGCGAACGTTGGGATACCGACGTTAATGCTAGACATCGTTCCAAAGGAACTAACGGATAAGGAGCAAAAACGAGGATTAACACTTGAAGATGAGGTGGTTCGTAACCGAATTAGTGAGGCTAATAAGCTTGCGCTGCTTAAACAAAAGCCTTCACCACTTACGGACAAACAGAACATAGAGTTAATTTCTACTGGGAACTTTGAAGATCACATGAAAGAACTATACGATGTGGATTGGATTATTGAAGTTGTCGTTGAGAACTTAGATGTGAAGCGAAAGGTCTTTGCTCAAGTAGATGAGTATAGAACACCGGGTACAATCGTGAGTTCCAATACTTCCGGAATTTCGGTTCAAGCCATGGTGGAAGGACGCTCAGAGGACTTCCAGAAGCATTTTCTAGGAACTCACTTCTTTAACCCACCTCGTTACTTAAAGTTGCTTGAAATAATTCCGACGACATACACGGACCCGTCCGTATTACAGTATATGAAGACATTTGGAGAAGATGTCCTTGGTAAGGGAGTTGTAGAAGGAAAAGATACCCCGAACTTCATTGCGAATCGCATCGGAACTTATGGACTGTTAGTGACCGTTCAGAAAATGGTCGAAGGGGGCTATAGCGTAGGAGAAGTGGATTCCATCACCGGACCTATGATTGGTCGACCAAAGAGTGCGACGTTCCGAACGCTTGATGTCGTAGGTTTAGATACGTTTCTACATGTTGCCAGAAACGTTTACGAACAAGTAGAAGGAGAAGAGAAAGGTGTATTTGACCCTCCTTCATTTATGAAGACCATGAACGAAAATGGCTGGATTGGACAGAAGGCTGGTCAAGGATTCTTCGTGAAGAAGAAAAGTCCTGAAGGCTCTGCCATTTATGAACTGAATCCATCCACAATGGAGTATGAAGAACGTAAAAAGTTAAAAACAAAAGCAACAGAAGCGGCTAAACAACAAAAGGGAACGCATCAAAAGTTAAGAACGTTAGTCAATTTCAAAGGTGATCGAGCTTCTGATTTAATTTGGTCTGTTGTGAAACCAGTATTAACGTATTCCGCTTCGCTTACTGGGGAAATTGCAGATGATATTCAGTCGATTGATGATGCCATGAAATGGGGATTCGGCTGGGAACTAGGCCCATTTGAAATGTGGGATGCCATTGGAGTGAAGGAATCCGTCCAACGAATGAAAGAAGAAGGAGAACAACTTCCACAATGGGTGGATGAGATGCTAGATAAAGGATTCGAAACCTTCTTCAAGAACAAAAATGGAAACGTTTACTTTTATCATCAAGGCCAATATATTCAAAAAGAATTTAACGAAAAAGAAATACACCTTCACTTAGTAAAGGAACAAAAAGGTGTTATTAAACAAAACCGTGGAGCAAGCCTGATTGATCTAGGTGATGGAGTGGCGTTACTCGAATTTCACTCTCAGAACAACTCCATCGGACCTGATATCGTTCAAATGATTAATTATGCGATCGAAGAAGTTGAACAGAATTTCGAAGGTCTTGTGATTGGAAATCAGGCGAAGAATTTCTGCGTCGGTGCAAACCTAGCCATGATTCTCATGGAAGCGCAAGACTTTAACTACCCAGAATTGAACATGGTCGTGAACAACTTCCAACAAGCTATGATGAACGTTAAATATGCAGCGAAGCCAGTAGTGGTTGCAACACATGGTATGACACTTGGTGGAGGAGCAGAAATCGCGTTACCTGCCACGGCAATTCAAGCTTCACAGGAAACATATATGGGGCTTGTAGAAGCCGGTGTTGGCCTCATTCCAGGTGGGGGAGGCAACAAGGAACTTTATCTGAAGCACTTATCTAGCACACCTGCATCACTAGTTGATGTTCAACAAACGGCTATAAATGTATTCGAAACAATTGCAACCGCAAAGGTAAGTACGTCTGCTGCGGAAGCTGAACAGAATGGCTTCTTAAGTTCTAACGACGCCATCAGTGTTAATGGAAGCCATTTGTTGAACGATGCAAAGCAGAAAGTGCTTGGCCTAGCACGATCAGGCTATCGCCCACCAAAGCGTACGACGTTCCCAGTCGCAGGTGAACAAGGATATGCTGTGATGATGATGGGTGCGAGAACAATGGCCTGGGGTGGATATGCCAGTGAGCATGACACGAAGATTGCAGAGAAACTTGCACATGTGTTGGCTGGTGGGCGTGTCAATCAGGGTACGTTTGTTGACGAACAATACCTGCTCGATTTAGAGCGTGAAGCCTTCTTGTCACTTGTGGGTGAACCGAAAACCCAACAACGAATGCAACACATGCTAGTTAAAGGAAAGCCGCTAAGAAATTAG
- the copZ gene encoding copper chaperone CopZ codes for MQITLSVEGMTCNHCEKAVKGALKEFEGVQGVEVHLESGNVDVMYDDVNVTKEQLKEAIEEQGYDVVS; via the coding sequence ATGCAAATTACATTAAGCGTAGAAGGTATGACGTGCAATCATTGCGAAAAGGCTGTAAAGGGAGCCCTTAAAGAATTTGAAGGCGTACAGGGAGTAGAGGTTCATCTTGAGAGTGGCAACGTAGATGTCATGTATGACGATGTAAATGTTACGAAGGAGCAACTTAAGGAAGCTATCGAAGAACAAGGATATGACGTTGTTTCTTAA
- the crcB gene encoding fluoride efflux transporter CrcB → MQGIWVLIGGAVGSLARYSLSFIHGIGLFPYGTLFANLIGCFLLSFLINLPLIKVSLPQSLRVGVGTGVIGGFTTFSTFSLELAQLLNQSKFSLGFLYLFVSIIGGLFLSWLGLLLANRQEAK, encoded by the coding sequence ATGCAAGGAATATGGGTTCTAATTGGAGGAGCTGTTGGGTCACTAGCTCGCTACTCCCTTTCATTCATCCATGGTATCGGTCTGTTTCCCTATGGGACGCTTTTTGCCAACCTGATTGGATGTTTCCTCCTTTCCTTTCTAATAAATTTGCCTCTCATTAAAGTGTCATTGCCTCAATCATTGCGTGTGGGCGTTGGCACCGGAGTCATCGGGGGTTTCACTACCTTCTCTACCTTTTCACTAGAACTCGCACAATTGTTAAACCAATCAAAGTTCAGCCTTGGATTTCTTTACTTATTTGTTAGTATCATAGGAGGACTATTCCTTTCTTGGCTCGGCCTTCTCCTCGCAAATCGTCAGGAGGCTAAATAA
- a CDS encoding fluoride efflux transporter FluC yields MNLLLIAIGGGFGALGRYLIGKVLNKEKHRFPLGTWVVNTVGTLLLASTYILYNHGTFHEAIWALVGIGFCGAFTTFSTFSQETVSYLLEHEHPRAFLYVGLSVASSLLIAYTVLAIWL; encoded by the coding sequence ATGAACTTGTTGTTGATTGCCATTGGCGGAGGATTTGGCGCTCTTGGCCGATATCTCATAGGGAAGGTATTAAACAAAGAGAAGCATAGATTTCCACTAGGAACATGGGTTGTGAATACAGTCGGTACATTACTACTTGCTTCTACATATATTCTTTATAATCACGGCACATTTCACGAAGCTATTTGGGCTCTCGTGGGCATTGGATTTTGCGGTGCCTTTACGACATTTTCTACATTTAGTCAAGAAACTGTCTCTTATCTTCTTGAGCATGAACACCCTCGCGCCTTTCTTTATGTAGGCCTTTCTGTTGCTTCTAGCTTGTTGATTGCCTATACTGTACTAGCCATATGGCTTTGA
- a CDS encoding Fur family transcriptional regulator produces MNLTQALDVLKSKGYKYTGKREDILRYFTSENGYRTAKDLLEYMKKTYSSISFDTIYRNLYLFQELDLVEVTELDGEKHFRIMCNSTEHHHHFICLDCGNTEEVKGCPMKEVEQQLPGFSIENHKFEIYGKCPTCKSA; encoded by the coding sequence ATGAACCTCACTCAAGCTTTAGATGTCTTAAAGAGTAAAGGATATAAATACACAGGCAAACGCGAAGATATTCTTCGCTATTTCACTTCAGAAAATGGCTATCGAACCGCTAAAGATTTGTTAGAATATATGAAGAAGACCTACTCGTCTATAAGCTTTGATACCATTTATCGAAACCTGTATTTATTCCAGGAACTTGACCTCGTAGAAGTAACAGAATTGGACGGGGAGAAGCATTTTCGCATAATGTGTAATTCAACCGAACACCATCATCATTTCATTTGTTTAGATTGTGGCAACACGGAAGAAGTCAAGGGCTGTCCTATGAAAGAAGTAGAACAACAGCTCCCTGGCTTCTCAATCGAAAACCACAAATTTGAGATTTATGGGAAATGCCCAACTTGTAAGAGCGCTTAA